In one Nicotiana tomentosiformis chromosome 6, ASM39032v3, whole genome shotgun sequence genomic region, the following are encoded:
- the LOC138893635 gene encoding uncharacterized protein produces MVEYEACILGLKLAIDMNVLVIGDSDLLVLQVLGEWATKNTKIFPYLYYVQDLMKRFTKIEFKYLPRIQNEFADTLATLYFMIQHLDKNFIDPISVGIHNQPAYCAHVDEETDGNPWFHDIREYLEK; encoded by the coding sequence ATGGTagaatatgaggcctgcatcttggggctcaagttggccattgacatgaacgttctggtaattggagattcagaccttttggtacttcaggttctaggagaatgggctacaaagaataccaaaatatttccATATTTGTACTACGTACAAGATTTGATGAAGAGGttcacaaaaatagagttcaaatatcttccgagaatccagaatgagtttgcagatacGTTGGCCACTCTATATTTCATGATACAACAcctagacaagaatttcatcgatcctatttCAGTAGGAATCCATAATCAGCccgcttattgtgctcatgttgacgAAGAAACTGATGGGAATCCATGGTTTCATGACATCAGAGAATACTTGGAAAAATGA
- the LOC104107456 gene encoding uncharacterized protein — MLGIGSVSTGTSAEKRQQPQVAAEKREKGGCEKGCVKVLTEEMRRRMAEGGTSTLTAAEIEQKVAEGGGYLRGFKPPANYSYEKYANDSDDELLPDHALPEHRPDFYHIWRHYHHQAAQTNGFDLDVYPGCSMLADVVPLDKSHTKYGEIMMELTNLAIQQYNEKECNVFKYKLLSIEKVNYRLTGFEEYFMTVKVLNLTLGSSIETFQIHAGRLIAVGTKKVFSCLPKERGLLDGEGNVAEGKEGWTLDPRSYLITLGF; from the exons ATGCTGGGAATCGGATCTGTATCGACAGGGACTTCCGCGGAGAAGAGGCAACAACCACAAGTTGCCGCCGAGAAGAGGGAAAAAGGAGGATGCGAGAAGGGATGCGTGAAGGTGTTAACCGAGGAGATGAGGCGAAGAATGGCAGAAGGAGGAACGTCGACACTGACAGCGGCGGAGATTGAGCAAAAAGTTGCAGAAGGAGGGGGATACCTCAGGGGGTTTAAACCACCAGCCAATTACTCTTATGAAAAGTATGCCAACGATAGCGACGACGAGCTTTTGCCTGATCACGCTTTGCCCGAGCATCGCCCTGATTTTTACCATATTTGGCGTCATTATCACCACCAAGCTGCACAAACCAAT GGTTTTGACCTTGATGTCTATCCTGGTTGTTCTATGCTGGCTGATGTGGTGCCATTAGACAAGTCCCATACTAAGTATGGTGAGATAATGATGGAACTGACTAACCTTGCTATCCAGCAATACAATGAGAAAGAGTGCAAT GTTTTTAAGTACAAGCTCTTGAGTATTGAGAAGGTGAACTATCGGTTGACGGGATTCGAAGAATATTTTATGACTGTTAAAGTCTTAAATCTCACTCTTGGTTCTTCTATCGAAACTTTTCAAATACATGCTGGCAGACTGATTGCTGTGGGTACCAAAAAGGTCTTTAGTTGCCTGCCAAAGGAGAG GGGTTTGCTTGATGGAGAGGGGAATGTCGCCGAAGGGAAAGAGGGATGGACCTTGGACCCTAGAAGTTATTTGATAACCCTTGGATTCTAG